Genomic DNA from Shouchella patagoniensis:
ATTTAAATTTGTACGCTGGCATCCCTTATCAGTTGATGTTCTTCCAAGAGAAGGTTCTAAAGCATATGGTATTTCTAAATTCATTGCCCATGCGAAGATTAATTTAAAGCATGTTTACGCTTTTGGGGATCAATTAAATGATTTAGAAATGCTCTCTTATGTTGAACACGGTGTCGCAATGGGAAATGCACCTGCTCAAGTCCAAGCACAAGCTCGCTATATTACAAAAGATGTGAACGAAGATGGGATTAAGCACGGCTTATCATTAGTTGGGCTCCTTTCATAAAAAACCGGCATAAGTTTTCACTTATGCCGATTTTTAGTAGGTTCATAAAGAATGAAACACTGCTTTTTCCTAAAAGGTTTTGTATTAATATATTTTCCGCATAAAGAAAAGCCTCTTTTATTTAAAGAGGCTTTTGTTATGTATAACAGCATTAAGACGCGCCTAGCAGGATTCGAACCCACAACGCGAGAACCGGAATCTCGTGTGATATCCCATTTCACCATAGGCGCCCATTCGTTTTAACGACATGTATAAATATACTTGATTAAGAGGGAGTTGTCAATATGGATCTCCCTCTTTTCGCATTAAGAGGATTTTGTTGTCTGCTCACCTTCAGCAAACATTTTTTGAAAACGCTCATTAATATCCTCTTCTGTGTATCCTGCTTCTCCTAGACGAACACCAAAATTCTTTGCATAAAGCTGCAACCGCTGGGACATTTTGCTATATTTCTTCGCTTCCGTGCCCTTTGTCTCTTTTACACGTCCATCTGCATTGGAAATAATATTCTCAACAACAAACAACGCTTTCCATAATGTTTCTTCATCCATCCCTTGATGGATTGTACTTAATTCATTGACAACTTCTTTATAAAAATCTTGAAATTCTTTGAATGTGATTTCTTCTTCCATATTTAGGAAGTGTTGAATTTTATCATATTGTTTTTGCATAAAGACACCCCTTTTCCCCTAATTATTATAGCATAAGCCACGGATGCTTACCATTGTCTGTCTAATGAAGGTGACAAATTTAGCGCTCATTTTCCCATTTTTTGATGATTTTGTTTAATGGCGTCAGAAACATAAATAGCGCTAAACAACCATTCATGCATCATCGTAACGACTATGTATGACGAAAATGACATTAGTATTCAAATCAAAAACACCTAAACGAAAACGTCCAGGTGTTTTTGATCTCACTTTTTACAATACATATCAAATGCTTGTTCTAGCTTTTGCACCACTTGAATCGGTTCATGACCTTCAATTTCGTGGCGCTCTACCATCGTTTGGATCTTTCCATCTTTAAGTAAAGCAAATGATGGTGAAGATGGACCGTATCCAGTAAACTGCTCTCGTGCACGTGCAGTTGCCTCTTTATCTTGACCGGCAAATACCGTCACAAAACGATCTGGCGTCGTTTCATAGTTCTTCATATAAGCAGCTGCTGGACGGGCAATTCCTCCTGCACATCCACAGACAGAATTAATCATTACAAGTGTTGTACCTTCTTCAGAAAACACTTTTTCAACATCTTCCGCTGTTTCAAGTTGAGTATAGCCAGCTTGAATCATATCATTACGCGCCTCTTGGACGACATCATTCATAAAAAAATTAAACTGTTGCAAACTCTTCGCCCTCCTTTTTATTCTTTTCTTATTGTAAGCCGATTGCATTTATTTAACAAGCAATGCGATTAATTTTATCACGATCTTTATTTTCAAGGAAAAAATAAGAAGAGCTAAGCTCTTCTTTTAATAAATCATCGTATTTTCTTCCGTCATATGTTCTAACCGTTTTTTTATCGAAGCGAGGAAACGACCACAAATAAGTCCATCAAGCACCCGATGATCAAGAGATAAGCACAGATTAACCATATGGCGTACCGCTATCACATCTCCTGCTTCTGTTTCCATAATTACTGGCCGTTTAACGATTGACTCTATTGATAGAATTGCTGCTTGCGGAGCATTTATAATTGGCTGAGATAATATCGATCCAAATGAACCCGTATTGTTAATTGTAAACGTTCCATTTTTCATATCTTCTCCACTCAGTTTGCCAGAACGAACTTTCCCTGCAAGTTCATTTGTTTTCTTTGCTAACCCTTTAATTGTCAGCTCGTCAGCATTGTGAATAACAGGGACAAATAAAGCGTCATCTGTCGCGGCAGCCATTGAAACGTTTATTTCCTTTTTACGTATGATCTTATCGTCAGCCCACTGGGAATTCATTTGAGGGAATTCCTTCAACGCTTCTACACAAGCTTTCATAAAGAAAGGTAGATAAGTCAAATTGTAACCTTCTTGCTCCTTGAATTCCGCTTTTTTCTTTTCACGTAAATTCACTAAATTTGTTACATCAACTTCTACCATTGTCCAAGCATGGGGCATTTCCGACTTACTTTTCACCATATTCGCTGCTATGGCCTTCCGCACACCACTTACAGCTATTTCTTTATCGCCTTTTAATGTTGTCTCAGTGTTCGAACGTTTACTAGAAACAGAGTCAACGACCTCTTGTTCCTTATTTTCTTCTTTTTCTGGTCTAGGTATTTCTTGTGAAGCCCCCAAAGAGAGATACGCTTCCACGTCCTTACGTGTAATGCGACCGCCACGACCACTGCCTGATATTGAATTGAGATCAATGTTATTCTCTTGCGCTAAACGCATAACCGCTGGAGAATATCTTGTTTTTTGTGAAGTATCGTTATCAGTAGAATGAGGAACTTTTTGTTCAACTGACTCTTCTTCTTGTACAGGTTCATTCGCTAAGGGTGCAGCACCCACTTCTTCAATTGCACAAATATCAGTCCCTACAGAAACAGTGTCGTCTTCAGCTACAAGTAATTCTGTTATTGTACCAGTAAAAGAGGAAGGAATTTCAGCACTAACTTTATCGGTAAGTACTTCTGCAATTGGGTCATACTTGTTTACTTTATCGCCTGGCCCAACCAACCATTTACTAATCGTTCCCTCTGTCACACTTTCACCAAGTTGTGGCATTGTCATTTTAGTCGCCATCTATTGTTCCCTCCTTTAAAACTCTGCCAAGTCGCGTATTGCACGCTCAACTTTGTCTGGATTGATCATAAATTCTTTCTCCAGAGTTGGCGCGTACGGCATCGCAGGGATATCGGGTCCTGCAAGACGTTGGATAGGTGCATCAAGATCAAACATACAGTTTTCGGCAACAATAGCAGCAACTTCGCCCATTATGCTTCCTTCATTATTGGCTTCTGTAATAAGTAGCACTTTACCCGTTTTACTAGCTGCCTCTTTAATCGCTTCTTGGTCAAGAGGATAAATCGTACGCAGATCAAGAATATGAGTACTAATGCCATCTTTCTCTAGCCTCTCTGCTGCTTGAAGTGCAAAATGAACTGCTAGACCATATGTTATAACAGTGACATCGTCGCCCTCGCGCTTCACATCTGCTTTCCCTATTGGTAGAGTGTAATCACTCTCTGGGACTTCACCTTTTATTAAACGATAAGCGCGTTTGTGTTCAAAGAATAATACAGGATCATTCGATCGAATTGCAGATTTCAACAAGCCCTTTACATCATAAGGTGTTGAAGGCATCACAATTTTTAATCCTGGGGTATTTGCAAACATTGCTTCAACGCTTTGGGAATGATAGAGAGCACCATGAATTCCGCCACCATATGGCGCGCGGATTGTGATTGGGCATGTCCAATCATTATTGGAACGATAACGAATTTTCGCTGCTTCTGAAACGATTTGGTTAACTGCTGGCATAATAAAGTCTGCAAATTGCATTTCTGCCACTGGACGCATCCCATACATAGCAGCCCCAATGCCAACTCCAGCAATCGCTGATTCTGCTAACGGAGTATCAATTACACGAGCCTCACCAAACTTTTCATAGAGCCCAGCAGTAGCTCGAAAAACACCACCTCGCTTACCCACATCTTCACCTAAAACAAATACTTTGTTATCACGTTCCATTTCTTCGGTTAATGCACTCGTCACTGCTTCTATATAAGATAGCACGGCCATTTAATTCGCCTCCTCGTCATACACATGCAAATAAGCTGTCTTTGGATCTGCATATCCAGCCTGCTCTGCATATTCAGTCGCTTCATTGACGATCTCCGCAATTTCCTCGTCTAATATAGCTAAGTTTTCTTCTTTAAGAGCTCCACATTTAATTAGGTAGTTCGCATACGTGTGAATCGGGTCTTTCGCTTTTGCTTCTTCGACTTCTTCTCGCGAGCGATATGCTCGATCATCATCATCACTTGAGTGTGGTGTTAAGCGATAAGAGACTGTTTCAATGAGAGAAGGACCGTCTCCATTTCTGCCTCGATCAGCTGCATGTTTCACCGCTTCATAGACAGCTAACGGATCATTTCCATCAACAGTTACACCAGGCATACCATAGCCAACAGCACGATCAGCAACGCTTTTACATGCCAACTGCTTTTCAATCGGAACACTAATAGCATATTTATTATTTTCGCACATAAAGATAACGGGCAATTTATGGACCCCGGCAAAATTTGCCCCTTCGTGAAAATCACCTTGGTTGGAAGACCCTTCACCAAAAGTAGTGAGCGTTACAAAGTTCTTGTTTTCTAGTCTACCAGCTAAGGCAATTCCAACTGCATGGGGAACTTGTGTCGTAACTGGAGAAGATCCAGTTACAATACGGTTTTGTTTTTGGCCAAAATGTCCTGGCATTTGGCGCCCCCCTGAATTAGGGTCTTCTGCTTTTGCAAAACCAGAGAGCATTAAATCTTTTGCAGTCATTCCGAACGCAAGCACTACACCCATATCACGATAATACGGAAGGACAAAATCCTCATCCCGGTTTAAGGCAAAAGCCGCACCCACTTGAGAAGCTTCTTGTCCTTGACAAGAAATCACAAATGGGATTTTACCAGCTCTGTTTAACAGCCACATCCGTTCATCAATTCGCCTAGCTAACAACATTGTTTTGTACATTTCAATTGCATCAACGTCCGTTAAACCTAATTGTTCATGTTTTTTTTCAGTCATAAGATTTCCTCCTTACATATGAATTGCACGTTTATCCACCGCTAAGGCTGCTTCTCCAATTGCTTCCGACAATGTTGGATGAGGATGAATTGTCTCACCGATTTCAAAATAGGCAGCATCAAGAAATTTAGCAAGCGCCGCTTCAGAAATCAATTCTGTCGCATGACCCCCTATTATATGAACACCAAGCAAGTCGTTGTTGGAAGCATCAGCGATTAGTTTAACAAAACCTTCTTCATCCCCCTGCACAAGTGCCTTTCCAATTGCAGCAAAAGGGAACGTACCTACTTTAATTTGATAGCCTGCCTTCTTGGCTTGCGCTTCAGTTAAACCTACTTGAGCTGATTCCGGAAAACTATAAATGCACGAAGCGACAGTTAAAGGGTTGATGGGTTCAACATGCTTGTTACTCATATGTGCAACTGCAAGTAATCCCTCATGGCTAGCTACATGCGCCAGTTGCAGTCCACCAATACAATCACCAATGGCATATATATGCGATTCTTTCGTTTGACCATACTCATTAACTGAGATGTAACCGTTTTCTAAAACGATGTCTGTATTATCAATTCCTATGTCAGCGACGTTTGCTGTACGTCCGATTGAAACAAGCATTTTTTCTGCATTTAATTGTTGTGACGTCCCTTTTTGCTGAATCGTCGCTGTTACGCTGCCCTCAACCTGAAGGGATTCTTCATCCAAACTCGCACCTATATAAAATTCAACACCACGCTTTTGTAGTTGTTTCATCATTTCCTTGGAAATAACTTCATCAGCTGTTGGCAAGATTCGTTCGGCAGTTTCAATAACCGTTACTTTGACGCCAAAGTCAACTAACATAGACGCCCACTCAATACCAATAACGCCTCCACCAACAATCAACATAGACGCTGGAAGTTCAGTCAGTTCAAGGGCATGATCCGAACTTAAAACATATTCACTATCAAACGGTGTATTAGGCAACGGACGAGGTGATGATCCAGTTGCTAAGATAACATTGGACCCAATCAGCATTTCATTCTCTCCATTTTCCAAATCAACTGAGATCGTTCCTGGAGAAGGGGAAAAAATCGAAGGCCCAAGCATTCTCCCTCTACCGCTATACACATCAATTTTCCCTTTGTTCATTAAAGCCTTGACACCATTTGCTAGTCGATCAACGATTTCTTGCTTTCGGGTTTGTACATCCGAAAAGTTAAGTTCAATATTTTCTGCTTTTATGCCATAGTTACTAGCATTTTTTGCCGTTCGAAAAACCTCTGCACTCCTCAATAATGCTTTACTTGGAATGCAACCTCTATGTAAACAAGTACCACCTAGTAGATCACGTTCAACTAACGCTGTTTTTAAGCCTTCTTGAGCGGCACGGATGGCGGCTGAATAGCCGCCCGTCCCTCCACCAACAATAACCAGATCGTAGTTTTCAGCCATATTGGTATCACCTTTTCCTCTTTATTTCTTGCGCGAAAGAATATGGTGTTCGTTTTGTAAAAACGTTCCTCTTGCATAGCGCATACGTTCAATTCGCTGCTCGGCCATCTGGTCTGCAGCTTGAAAAGTTGGTATATTGTTCTCGCGTGCAATCTCAAACACACGCGCGACATTATCATAAATGCCTTCCACTTTTTTAAAAGCTCGGTCCCGGTTATAACCGTTTAACTCATCCGCCACATTAATGACTCCACCTGCATTAATAACGTAATCAGGCGCGTACGCAATGCCCATTTCCTGCAATTTAACACCATGCGCTTCTTCTCTTAATTGATTGTTTGCCGCTCCAGCAATAACGGATGCTTTTACTGTTTTCAACGTCTCATCATTTATTATTCCGCCTAAAGCACACGGCGCAAAAATATCACAGTCCACACTGTAGATTTCATCTGGTTCTACCGCTTTCGCACCAAACTCTGCGACAGCACGCTCCACCGAAGGTTTATGGATATCGGTTACGATTAATTGAGCGCCATCTTTATGAAGGTATTTACACAAGTGATAAGAAACATTTCCGACACCTTGAATCGCAATTGTTTTTCCAGCTAAATCTTCAGAACCAAGGCCAGCTTTAGCAGCTGCTTTCATACCTACATAAACACCGTAAGCCGTAACCGGTGATGGATTCCCTGATGCTCCAAAAGCTGGAGAGATCCCAGTTACATAATCCGTTTCATCATGAATGGTATCCATATCTTCAACGGTTGTACCAACATCTTCAGCGGTAATATAACGTCCATTTAAGCCTTGAATATAACGACCAAAAGCACGGAACATTTCCGGATTTTTGTCTTTACGAGCATCTCCAATAATGACTGCTTTTCCGCCACCCAGATTTAATCCTGCCGCAGCATTTTTATATGTCATACCTCTTGATAATCGAAGTACATCTTCAAATGCTTCTTCTTCTGTTTCATAATTCCACATTCTCGTACCGCCGAGCGCAGGTCCCAACGTAGTATCGTGAATGGCAATAATCGCCTTTAATCCAGATGTGCGGTCTTGACAGACAACTAGCTGTTCATAATCACGCTCCACCATTTTTGTGAACAAATTCATGTTACATCCCCCTTAACTTAGCTAGACCATTTCGGCATGAAGCTCCCCTACTTACAATGCAAAAACGGTGCCAAATATGTTCCAGCAAGGAAACAACCCTTCCAACACGCTTCCGTGCATTTTTTTGCATGGTCTGCAAAAAAATGCAGGCAAAATTATTCAAGTTGATGTTTTTCCATCTTGTAATAGAGTGACCGTACAGAGATTCCGAGTCTTTTCGCGGCCTCTGTTTTTATCCCTTTCGTTTCGGTAAGAACCGCATGTATATAGTCTCTTTCTCTTTCGGCAAGATATTCACTCAAATTACTCTTGAATAACTCCTTATTCACTTCAATTTCTTCAGAGCCAATGTTTTTTGACTTCTTTACTGGCAAGGGAACATTCTGAAGTTCGGTTGCTCCAAGATTCATATAAATCATTGCTCGAGCTAAAACATTCTCAAGCTCACGAACATTCCCAGGCCAATCATACTCTTGAAAATCGGAAAGAACAAGCTTCGAAATCGATTGAATATTTCGGCCGAAATCTTGGTTTAATTTCTGTATAAGATATGTAGCTAAGGGCGCCAAGTCATTTATACGTTCACGTAAAGGTGGTATTCGAATTGGTAATTTATTTAATCGATAGTATAAATCCTCTCTGAATCGCTTCTCATGGAGCGCGGCATAAAGATCAACATTTGTTGCAGCTATCACTCGTACATCCATTGCAATTGGCTTTGTCCCTCCTACACGGACAATTTCTTTTTCTTGTAAAACGCGTAATAATTTCGCCTGTGTACTTTGAGATAATTCACCAACTTCATCCAAGAAGATGCTTCCTCCAGCCGCTTCTTCAAATAAGCCCTTTTTACCCGTTCTTAACGCACCTGAAAATGCCCCCTGTTCATAACCAAATAATTCACTCTCTAACAAAGACTCTGTAAGAGCCGCACAGTTAACCCTTACAAATGGCTGCTTTCGACGCTCGCTCTCGTTGTGGATCGCGTGCGCAAATAGCTCCTTTCCGGTCCCTGTTTCCCCCAGTAGTAAAATTGGTAAAGACGTCTCTGCTCCAAGCTTTGCTTGGTTAATCGCTAATGACATTCCTTCCGAAGAACCAACAATGTCATCAAATGAATAGTTTGCTTCTAAACTGGCTAATTTTCTTTTTGCTTGACGCAACTGACTAGTTATTTTATTTAACTCTGACACATCATGTATAACGCCAACGCTTCCTTTTAAATGGCCATCCACAACAACTGGAGCTACGTTAACTACTACATCTTGTTTCCTTGGACCAAGCTTCAATCTAGCTCCTCGAACTGGTCTTTCTGTTTGTAACACTTGCATATGGATGCTCTCGCCTTCAGATATGTCTGTCGTTGCTGGTTTACCTACTATCTGTTCTGGTAAGAGCCCTGTCATTTTTGTATATGCTGGATTAATCATTAAGCCCGTGCCCTTTTCATCAACAACAGAAATCGCATCATTTGATGAATAGATAATAGCTTCAAGCATTGTCTGGATACTACGTAAGTCCGTAATTTGTTCGGCCATTTGTGTCGCTTCGGTGACATCTTTAAAGATCGCAATGGCCCCTGTGCCTCGTCCATTATGTATTAGGGGCATTCTCGTCGTGACAATCGTTGTGCCATTTGCAAATGTTTGCAACTGATTATACTCTGGTTGCTTCGTTCTAATTACTCGAGGCAATCCACTTGAAGGAAGCAACTGTTGTATAGCGGCACCAATACTAGAATTCATTTGAATATCAGCCATTTGTGCTGCAGCTTCATTCATATACTGGACTGTCGCATCAACGTTCACAATAATCATACCGTCTTCAATTGCATCAATGGCTTTTTCCATAAGAAGATGGCCATCAATTGCAGAAAATATGAGACTCCACGCATACTCAAAATGAACATGCTTACCTTCTATCCCTGTATCTTCTTTGGCAATGACAATATCAGCTTCACCACCATCATCCATCTCCACTTCGATGGAACAGTTCGCTATGTTATTTTCACGCGCAATCCGCTTGAGCTCATCATCTTCTGAGATAATAAAAAGCACCTTTACTACACGAAGTTTCATTATCAATACAAGTAGACGCTGTGCTTCAATACCCTCACCAACGAAGATTGCTTTTTTCAAGACATCACCTCATTTTAAAAATTAGGACTTGGTCTTACGTGCTGATGTCATTTATTTTAAGTATCGTATAATTAAGCTAATGATGCAAGAACAACGTGTACATTCTCATGAATCTGTTCTACAATAGAATCAGCACATAGAAAGAAAAGAGGGGTTTCATGGGCAGACTCATTGCTTTATGCATCTTACTTGTCCCTATTATTGGTGCTGGTTACGGCATTAAACTCATACGTGATTCTTTTTTCTTTATCCAACTAACTCCCTACCCAAATATTTGGATTCAATTCTTAGCAGGCCTTGTCTTTTTTTTCCTCGGTCTATTTTTCATGGCCGGATTTATTTTCCATCGAGATAAAAAAAGAGGGAAGGTGAAGGTATCTTCATCGTTATTTAATAAAAAGGCATAGCTAGCTATGCCTTTTTATTTGTCCCTTAAACCCAAATTTTCAATCCATCGAAAAAATGGCATCTGTAATCCCCTTGTTTTTTTAAAGAAAAGCATCCCCATATAAGCAAATACCAATAAAACAAGTAACAAGTAAACAGGAGTATTAATGACAGAAACAAACCAGATAGCCATCATTGTCCCAACTAATAAAGCACCATTTATCCCAAAAGAAGCCTGTCCTTCTCCTTCGAGTACAAACACAATATAAAGAACTGTTACACCATATAATACATCTGTGAACGCCGGCACTTCTATAAAAAAGCAACTCATGATTAAGAATAAAAGGCTTACTTTCCACAGACGCAATGGTTTTTCATTAGCTACTTTGCACACAAGAGGAAAAACAAGGAACACTAATATCGTTGTAGCTAAATTTATTATTCCTAATGTTTCCGACCTCCATAAAATGTACCAAGAAAATAAGGCTGCGGTCGTTCCCATTACGATCATTACTGGGTGCTTTATCTTAAACGGTTGCATCGCGAAACAATCATTTTTGTCACAATAAAATCCGATTGTCCAAATCACCGTTGCATAAAAAAGTGCTGCATATGAGAAAAATATATTTTCGCTAGCAACGTATCCACAAAGCACTGAATAACTAAATAAAATAAACGCTCCTAAACTATAAGGCAACTCTTTCCCTTTACTCATTGCCGTCCAGGTAGCATCTGCAAAACCGGCCATCAATACAATAGCAATTAACGGCAACATTAAAAAAAGGGCCACATATATCCACATGACTAATCCTCCTCTCTTTTTCTTTTCAGGAAAACCTTTATTAATTAGTATGAGAATCTATACATGAAATTAGCCATTGACGCACAAAAAAAGCAAGCGCTAATCAGCACTTACTTTTATTTTCGTTAGCTCACTTTATGTTCGATGCGGAGTTTGTCAGCTACCATCGCAATAAATTCAGAGTTCGTCGGTTTTGCTTTTGAATGACTGACTGTGTAACCAAATAATGTGGAAATGGAATCAATATTCCCTCTACTCCAAGCCACTTCAATTGCATGACGGATTGCTCGCTCAACTCTACTTGCCGTAGTATTAAACTTCTTAGCAATATCGGGATAAAGTACTTTTGTTATCGACCCCAGTAATTCAATGTCCTTATAAACCATTGTAATGGCTTCTCGCAAATACATGTATCCTTTAATATGAGCAGGCACTCCAATTTCATGAATAATGCTTGTGATACTTGCATCCAAGTTAATTTGTCTTCCTTCATTACGAGGTGCGCTAAATGTTAACGAAGAGGATTTTGCTCTTGTTAATTTATTACCGCCAATTTCTCTGATTTTATCCATTAAAGCGTCCATATCAAACGGTTTTAGTACATAATAAGCCGCCCCAAAATCTACAGCACGTTTTGTTACGTCTTCCTGCCCAAAAGCAGTTAGCATAATAATTTGTGGTTTTTTTGCCTTCTGACTTAATCGCTCAAGAACAGCCAATCCATCTAAATGAGGCATAATAATATCGAGAAGCAACACGTCAGGAGCCTTTTCTTCTACAACAGTTAAGCACTCTTGTCCATTATAAGCAGTACCCACAACTTCCATATCATTTTGAGCACCCACGTACTCACTAAGTAAATGAACCAACTCTCTGTTATCATCTGCGATGCAGACTGTTACATTACTCATTTATTCTTCCCCCAGTTCCTTTTGGTGTACTTAATCGATTCGACAAAGGCTCATACATTCCTTTAATTAATTTCAAATAAGCCGATTTATTAACAAAAAAGCATTTATTCTCTTAAATACTCTCTTTTTCGACATATTTCAAAACTTTATCTCTTCTCTTTCTTTTATTGTAACAAAGAAATGTGCAGAGTCGTGTATTTTATTCGTTGAAAAGCAAAAAATAGCTAAAACGAGTCATTAACTCGCTTTAGCCTCTAGAAGACCGGTATGAATTCCTGCTTCTTCAAGCATCCAGCCTATATGACATCCATACCCTGATGTCGGATCGTTAACAAATACATGAGTTACAGCACCAATAAGTTTGCCATCTTGAATAATTGGGCTTCCACTCATGCCTTGTACAATTCCCCCAGTTTCTTTTAACAACGTGGGGTCTGTTACTTTGATAACCATACCTTTTGTCGCTGGCTTATCCTGATTAATGCTCGAAACAATTTCAACATCAAATTGTTCAACCTTTTCATCATTTAAAACCGTCAATATTTTCGCTGGTCCTTCTTTTACTTCTGCCGCAGTTGTAATTGGAAGCGGTGTGTCATATAAGTTATTTTCCAATTGATTACGATGAAGTTCACCATAAATGCCCAGCGGACTATTTTTATTAATCGTACCTAAAACATCTTTGTCTTTAGAAATACTCGC
This window encodes:
- a CDS encoding Glu/Leu/Phe/Val family dehydrogenase, which produces MNLFTKMVERDYEQLVVCQDRTSGLKAIIAIHDTTLGPALGGTRMWNYETEEEAFEDVLRLSRGMTYKNAAAGLNLGGGKAVIIGDARKDKNPEMFRAFGRYIQGLNGRYITAEDVGTTVEDMDTIHDETDYVTGISPAFGASGNPSPVTAYGVYVGMKAAAKAGLGSEDLAGKTIAIQGVGNVSYHLCKYLHKDGAQLIVTDIHKPSVERAVAEFGAKAVEPDEIYSVDCDIFAPCALGGIINDETLKTVKASVIAGAANNQLREEAHGVKLQEMGIAYAPDYVINAGGVINVADELNGYNRDRAFKKVEGIYDNVARVFEIARENNIPTFQAADQMAEQRIERMRYARGTFLQNEHHILSRKK
- a CDS encoding BrxA/BrxB family bacilliredoxin translates to MQSAYNKKRIKRRAKSLQQFNFFMNDVVQEARNDMIQAGYTQLETAEDVEKVFSEEGTTLVMINSVCGCAGGIARPAAAYMKNYETTPDRFVTVFAGQDKEATARAREQFTGYGPSSPSFALLKDGKIQTMVERHEIEGHEPIQVVQKLEQAFDMYCKK
- the lpdA gene encoding dihydrolipoyl dehydrogenase gives rise to the protein MAENYDLVIVGGGTGGYSAAIRAAQEGLKTALVERDLLGGTCLHRGCIPSKALLRSAEVFRTAKNASNYGIKAENIELNFSDVQTRKQEIVDRLANGVKALMNKGKIDVYSGRGRMLGPSIFSPSPGTISVDLENGENEMLIGSNVILATGSSPRPLPNTPFDSEYVLSSDHALELTELPASMLIVGGGVIGIEWASMLVDFGVKVTVIETAERILPTADEVISKEMMKQLQKRGVEFYIGASLDEESLQVEGSVTATIQQKGTSQQLNAEKMLVSIGRTANVADIGIDNTDIVLENGYISVNEYGQTKESHIYAIGDCIGGLQLAHVASHEGLLAVAHMSNKHVEPINPLTVASCIYSFPESAQVGLTEAQAKKAGYQIKVGTFPFAAIGKALVQGDEEGFVKLIADASNNDLLGVHIIGGHATELISEAALAKFLDAAYFEIGETIHPHPTLSEAIGEAALAVDKRAIHM
- a CDS encoding thiamine pyrophosphate-dependent dehydrogenase E1 component subunit alpha, with the translated sequence MTEKKHEQLGLTDVDAIEMYKTMLLARRIDERMWLLNRAGKIPFVISCQGQEASQVGAAFALNRDEDFVLPYYRDMGVVLAFGMTAKDLMLSGFAKAEDPNSGGRQMPGHFGQKQNRIVTGSSPVTTQVPHAVGIALAGRLENKNFVTLTTFGEGSSNQGDFHEGANFAGVHKLPVIFMCENNKYAISVPIEKQLACKSVADRAVGYGMPGVTVDGNDPLAVYEAVKHAADRGRNGDGPSLIETVSYRLTPHSSDDDDRAYRSREEVEEAKAKDPIHTYANYLIKCGALKEENLAILDEEIAEIVNEATEYAEQAGYADPKTAYLHVYDEEAN
- a CDS encoding DUF2627 domain-containing protein, whose protein sequence is MGRLIALCILLVPIIGAGYGIKLIRDSFFFIQLTPYPNIWIQFLAGLVFFFLGLFFMAGFIFHRDKKRGKVKVSSSLFNKKA
- a CDS encoding alpha-ketoacid dehydrogenase subunit beta, whose protein sequence is MAVLSYIEAVTSALTEEMERDNKVFVLGEDVGKRGGVFRATAGLYEKFGEARVIDTPLAESAIAGVGIGAAMYGMRPVAEMQFADFIMPAVNQIVSEAAKIRYRSNNDWTCPITIRAPYGGGIHGALYHSQSVEAMFANTPGLKIVMPSTPYDVKGLLKSAIRSNDPVLFFEHKRAYRLIKGEVPESDYTLPIGKADVKREGDDVTVITYGLAVHFALQAAERLEKDGISTHILDLRTIYPLDQEAIKEAASKTGKVLLITEANNEGSIMGEVAAIVAENCMFDLDAPIQRLAGPDIPAMPYAPTLEKEFMINPDKVERAIRDLAEF
- a CDS encoding sigma-54 interaction domain-containing protein, with the protein product MKKAIFVGEGIEAQRLLVLIMKLRVVKVLFIISEDDELKRIARENNIANCSIEVEMDDGGEADIVIAKEDTGIEGKHVHFEYAWSLIFSAIDGHLLMEKAIDAIEDGMIIVNVDATVQYMNEAAAQMADIQMNSSIGAAIQQLLPSSGLPRVIRTKQPEYNQLQTFANGTTIVTTRMPLIHNGRGTGAIAIFKDVTEATQMAEQITDLRSIQTMLEAIIYSSNDAISVVDEKGTGLMINPAYTKMTGLLPEQIVGKPATTDISEGESIHMQVLQTERPVRGARLKLGPRKQDVVVNVAPVVVDGHLKGSVGVIHDVSELNKITSQLRQAKRKLASLEANYSFDDIVGSSEGMSLAINQAKLGAETSLPILLLGETGTGKELFAHAIHNESERRKQPFVRVNCAALTESLLESELFGYEQGAFSGALRTGKKGLFEEAAGGSIFLDEVGELSQSTQAKLLRVLQEKEIVRVGGTKPIAMDVRVIAATNVDLYAALHEKRFREDLYYRLNKLPIRIPPLRERINDLAPLATYLIQKLNQDFGRNIQSISKLVLSDFQEYDWPGNVRELENVLARAMIYMNLGATELQNVPLPVKKSKNIGSEEIEVNKELFKSNLSEYLAERERDYIHAVLTETKGIKTEAAKRLGISVRSLYYKMEKHQLE
- a CDS encoding dihydrolipoamide acetyltransferase family protein, with the protein product MATKMTMPQLGESVTEGTISKWLVGPGDKVNKYDPIAEVLTDKVSAEIPSSFTGTITELLVAEDDTVSVGTDICAIEEVGAAPLANEPVQEEESVEQKVPHSTDNDTSQKTRYSPAVMRLAQENNIDLNSISGSGRGGRITRKDVEAYLSLGASQEIPRPEKEENKEQEVVDSVSSKRSNTETTLKGDKEIAVSGVRKAIAANMVKSKSEMPHAWTMVEVDVTNLVNLREKKKAEFKEQEGYNLTYLPFFMKACVEALKEFPQMNSQWADDKIIRKKEINVSMAAATDDALFVPVIHNADELTIKGLAKKTNELAGKVRSGKLSGEDMKNGTFTINNTGSFGSILSQPIINAPQAAILSIESIVKRPVIMETEAGDVIAVRHMVNLCLSLDHRVLDGLICGRFLASIKKRLEHMTEENTMIY